The following are from one region of the Plasmodium cynomolgi strain B DNA, chromosome 1, whole genome shotgun sequence genome:
- a CDS encoding hypothetical protein (putative) produces MDINLEERAYTSPLMRYIYQKSEPAKKSNSEEKSYGFTPFSIRLGSLPIKNASDNKYMSNMNSLNIVNMLPLSLFSNYNSNNMSSTDILFLPKFSTFLFFTIPIFVMMPNLTLYTKHWFFFAPK; encoded by the coding sequence ATGGATATCAACCTGGAAGAGCGAGCATACACATCCCCGCTGATGCGGTACATATATCAGAAAAGTGAACCCGCGAAGAAAAGCAACAGTGAGGAAAAGAGTTACGGATTTACCCCATTCAGCATACGGCTAGGAAGTCTGCCAATAAAAAATGCCAGCGACAACAAATATATGTCAAATATGAACTCATTAAATATTGTGAATATGCTTCCTTTGTCTTTATTCTCCAACTATAATAGCAATAACATGAGTTCAACcgacattttatttttgccgaAATTTTCTACGTTCCTCTTTTTTAccatccccatttttgtgatgATGCCAAATTTGACGCTGTACACCAAGCACTGGTTTTTCTTCGCCCCCAAG
- a CDS encoding hypothetical protein (putative) produces MIKSFINNGIKIYSLTSGRVSPESGGIGGVGKGSGKRKKNASIGRSENSVEILHDLEFSQKSEQVKISDDGRYICISGLYDTKEMSIKHRRHFDEEVINFEFLTSNYEKIAFLCKNRNVEFHNAAGKYYKMRIPKEGRNLLYNKENSNLYICSSFDEIYILNLQKGGFENSMSTRNEQNNFLCRNVHLPVLATGGSSGFLEIWDERVKRSIACLDIHEGEELTAGCFSDSGLKLGVGTEKGIVKVYDIRHSRPLLAKDHCNDLAIKKIEFVSIGKRGGGSAAAGVGNSFGGSLGGGTFANDRFLRSGEWGPPVSGGSASNEYVASADANCIKIYGENDPNLLSFHVINREGESGKSKGGTKKTNAFKLLGNDTISINSFAFYKNSGLCFIPCDSTNVSLYFIPYIGIAPKWCNFLDNITEELEERERYDDSRNDGDTQYGNSNDLFDDYVFVSNEQVERMNISHLRGTPNLISYLHGYYMPSKMYTDIKSVLEADNLNQVKKAIVQKRLEKKQQMRIPDKSVLVNREYVDKLLTRVNKKVDKKQKAIVDAQELLQDERFNKLFYDPEYMVETVDLGD; encoded by the exons ATGATCAAATCGTTCATTAACAACGGGATTAAAATATACTCGTTAACATCGGGGAGGGTGAGTCCCGAGAGTGGTGGGATCGGTGGCGTGGGGAAAGGGAgtggaaagagaaaaaagaatgcaTCGATTGGGAGGAGCGAAAACTCGGTGGAAATCTTGCACGATTTAGAATTCtcacaaaaaagtgaacaagtGAAGATAAGCGATGACGGAAGGTACATCTGTATCAGTG GGTTGTATGACACGAAAGAAATGTCTATAAAGCATAGGAGACATTTCGACGAAGaggtaataaattttgaattcCTAACTAGTaactatgaaaaaatagcctttttatgcaaaaaCAGGAACGTAGAATTTCACAATGCAGCAGGAAAGTACTACAAAATGAGAATTCCAAAGGAGGGGAGAAATCTACTctataataaagaaaattctaatttatatatttgttcttcttttgaTGAAATTTACATTTTGAATTTACAAAAGGGTGGGTTTGAAAATTCCATGAGTACCAGAAATGAacagaacaattttttatgtcgaAATGTGCATCTGCCTGTTTTGGCTACAGGTGGGTCGAGTGGCTTTTTGGAAATTTGGGATGAGCGCGTGAAGAGAAGTATTGCTTGTTTGGACATTCATGAGGGGGAGGAACTCACTGCTGGTTGTTTTTCTGATAGCGGGTTGAAGTTGGGTGTTGGGACGGAAAAGGGCATCGTGAAGGTGTATGACATTCGTCACAGTAGGCCGCTCCTGGCGAAAGACCATTGTAACGATTTGGCTATTAAGAAGATTGAGTTTGTGAGCATCGGCAAGAGGGGTGGAGGCAGCGCTGCAGCAGGAGTTGGCAATTCGTTTGGCGGTTCGCTTGGCGGTGGGACGTTTGCTAATGACCGCTTTCTGCGCAGTGGCGAGTGGGGCCCCCCCGTGTCAGGTGGGAGCGCGTCAAACGAGTACGTCGCATCTGCAGACGCGAACTGCATCAAAATATATGGCGAAAACGACCCCAATTTGTTGTCCTTCCATGTTATAAATAGGGAGGGCGAAAGTGGAAAAAGTAAAggtgggacaaaaaaaacaaacgcgTTTAAGCTACTTGGAAACGATACAATAAGTATCAATTCGTTTGCCTTTTATAAAAACTCGGGACTATGTTTCATCCCATGTGATAGTACCAATGTCTCTCTTTACTTCATTCCCTACATTGGGATCGCCCCCAAATGGTGTAACTTTCTCGATAACATCACGGAAGAATtggaagaaagagaaaggtATGATGACAGCAGGAACGACGGTGATACACAGTATGGCAACTCGAATGATTTGTTTGACGATTACGTTTTTGTTTCGAACGAACAGGTGGAAAGGATGAATATAAGCCACTTGAGAGGAACGCCCAATTTGATTTCCTACCTGCACGGATATTACATGCCATCCAAAATGTACACAGATATTAAGAGCGTCCTTGAGGCGGATAATTTGAACCAAGTGAAAAAGGCCATTGTGCAAAAGAGGCTGGAGAAGAAACAGCAGATGAGAATCCCAGACAAAAGCGTTTTGGTGAACAGAGAGTACGTGGATAAACTACTCACCAGGGTGAATAAGAAAGTTGACAAAAAGCAGAAGGCTATCGTGGACGCCCAGGAGCTATTGCAGGACGAGCGGTTCAACAAGCTCTTTTACGACCCCGAGTATATGGTCGAGACGGTCGACTTGGGCGACTAG
- a CDS encoding protein kinase (putative), whose amino-acid sequence MESRSKEIKQGVVTARDPSSMKRKQQICGRLPLIGRNRRGKSSRVSTVGVTSECVLDKKEQKSGDIPSIGNHIPHGSVNCEKKVSFEEETFSKGHRWNVHGSVSTNTSFHHSSVDESTSRQNSNEGYLSMGTSLEVEGKMTDQLYNQSSTLKEESKMFLLEHEIFFENDELVDVKGENRCGERSKLDGGEGKKRDLVSTNGALKKGRYPSGNVTTNSKSTHEDKKILHRRKNPLEKSPKCHVANPVRWNASDRAHGPKLKRESTHAISEEFPVSGKKNISNSTGKKVEDHKVSNTSSCDERKREEYVSTSNYKLDNCTSGDQLDLRNDTFCYENSLQSSLSKSAHSSSLVDYVTSQNSSLTTEYGEQCPEEKSYKSERTTGSPPGDRPSYLSSEVQDSLYNSVVKNMEKGIMTLDGFEQGGAAAEGGKAVKDVEGGKVVEDAKVGDAQPDEGVLPPVEAHPAKCTASEEDAVKIFFKGDRRFFNFDLPASEIIERKSFEIIEMISEGSFGIVYKALWQNKIVAVKKSHIHMSLEGMRSIVREVNTYRSVSHENIVEYYGVCIDEAFIGIVLEYVPRGNVFDLLYNGTLIVPYEVRLQMAVQLVQVVNYLHSVKRFVHRDLKTSNFLFDEEYNLKICDFGKTRKLNTDGKIILEDNGGSPRYMAPECFIEGSTDEGIMDVQNSINEKSDIWGLACCLIEIFANQIPFQHIKHKEDVVVEILVNKQKPSVPNCFHPQLHKLLERSFSIDPEERPSCEEYLQLLLEFYPKN is encoded by the exons ATGGAGAGTAGGTCAAAGGAGATAAAACAAGGCGTGGTCACTGCCAGAGATCCGTCTAGTATGAAGAGAAAGCAGCAGATCTGTGGGAGACTCCCCCTGATTGGAAGAAATcggaggggaaaaagcaGCAGAGTTAGCACAGTAGGAGTGACTTCCGAGTGCGTTTtggacaaaaaggaacaaaaaagtggggaCATTCCCTCGATAGGGAATCACATCCCTCATGGTAGTGTCAACTGTGAAAAGAAAGTCAGTTTCGAGGAAGAAACCTTTTCCAAAGGGCACAGGTGGAATGTCCATGGAAGCGTCTCCACAAACACATCCTTTCACCACAGCAGCGTGGATGAGAGCACCTCACGTCAAAACAGCAATGAAGGTTATCTCTCCATGGGTACTTCCCTAGAggtggaggggaaaatgacCGACCAGCTTTACAATCAAAGTAGCACTCTAAAGGAGGAGAGTAAAATGTTCCTATTAGagcatgaaattttttttgaaaacgaTGAGTTAGTTGACGTGAAAGGTGAGAATCGGTGTGGTGAGAGAAGTAAGCTAGATGGaggagaggggaaaaagaggGACCTTGTGTCTACTAACGGGGcactaaaaaaggggaggtaCCCATCTGGAAATGTTACCACTAATTCGAAGAGCACCCatgaggataaaaaaattcttcataGAAGGAAGAACCCATTGGAGAAGTCTCCCAAATGTCATGTTGCTAACCCTGTGAGGTGGAACGCATCTGATAGGGCACATGGtccaaaattgaaaagggaATCCACCCATGCGATTTCAGAAGAATTCCCTGttagtggaaagaaaaatatttccaattCGACTGGGAAGAAGGTAGAAGATCACAAAGTAAGCAACACCTCATCGTGCGATGAACGAAAGAGGGAAGAATATGTTTCCACTTCGAATTACAAGTTGGATAATTGTACGTCTGGAGATCAACTGGACTTGAGAAACGACACCTTTTGTTATGAAAACAGCTTACAGAGTAGTCTGTCCAAGAGTGCCCATAGTTCTAGCTTGGTGGACTATGTCACTTCTCAAAATAGTAGCCTCACTACTGAGTATGGGGAGCAGTGTCCGGAGGAGAAGTCTTACAAAAGCGAACGCACCACGGGTAGTCCCCCTGGTGATAGGCCCTCGTACTTAAGTAGCGAAGTGCAAGACAGTCTCTACAATTCTGTGGTGAAGAACATGGAGAAGGGAATTATGACCTTGGACGGGTTCGAGCAAGGGGGTGCAGCAGCGGAAGGTGGAAAGGCAGTGAAAGACGTGGAAGGTGGCAAGGTCGTGGAAGACGCAAAAGTGGGTGATGCACAGCCTGACGAGGGGGTACTCCCCCCAGTGGAAGCCCACCCCGCGAAATGCACCGCATCAGAAGAAGACGcggtgaaaatatttttcaaggGGGACAGAAGGTTCTTCAACTTCGATCTCCCCGCTAGCGAAATAATCGAACGGAAGAGCTTCGAAATAATCGAAATGATCAGCGAGGGAAGTTTCGGCATCGTTTACAAAGCCCTGTGGCAGAACAAAATCGTTGCCGTGAAAAAGTCTCATATCCACATGTCCCTGGAGGGCATGCGCTCCATCGTGCGCGAGGTGAACACGTACCGCTCCGTTTCGCACGAGAACATTGTGGAGTATTACG GAGTCTGCATAGATGAAGCCTTCATAGGGATCGTCCTGGAGTATGTCCCCAGAGGGAACGTCTTCGACCTGTTGTACAATGGCACGCTGATTGTGCCTTACGAGGTTCGCCTGCAGATGGCTGTCCAGCTCGTGCAAGTGGTTAACTACCTTCACTCGGTTAAGCGGTTCGTCCACCGGGATTTGAAAACGAGTAACTTTTTGTTCGACGAGGAG TACAACCTAAAAATATGCGATTTCGGAAAAACGAGGAAGCTAAACACAGAcgggaaaattattttagagGACAACGGAGGATCCCCCAGATACATGGCCCCGGAGTGTTTCATCGAAGGTAGCACTGATGAGGGAATTATGGACGTTC AGAACTCCATAAATGAGAAGTCGGATATCTGGGGCCTGGCGTGTTGCCTGATTGAGATTTTCGCCAACCAAATTCCGTTTCAGCACATAAAGCATAAGGAAG ACGTTGTCGTAGAAATTTTGGTCAACAAGCAGAAGCCAAGCGTGCCTAACTGCTTCCACCCCCAATTACACAAACTGTTGGAGAGGAGTTTCAGCATAGACCCAGAGGAAAGACCCTCATGCGAGGAGTACCTACAATTGCTCCTCGAGTTTTATCCAAAAAACTGa
- a CDS encoding von Willebrand factor A-domain-related protein (putative): MNLVSHNSVPRFGGEEGSDEKVITCVTKYVIKGDLEIDDGGFCSSSIGSQSPPGSCADGGANTGNYCDNYYDITLLVEESSFVQKDYWKKGTIPFLESMVRNVRVSKDKAHMSVVLFARDPRVIVPFTDEVSQDKDKLIERVRAIDDVGTSPDTLYAYALEHALEHVIFGDGTRKDAPKVAVLFYYGFDYGANKSLIPDVVEDYRDRNVKLVIVGIALGNRDNAYLLGGCAIGDENCANVIFKPWDFVIPAAADVKEKICSKGNSEEGSASTD, translated from the coding sequence ATGAACCTTGTGTCGCACAATTCTGTTCCCAGATTTGGCGGCGAAGAAGGCTCCGACGAAAAAGTTATAACATGCGTCACTAAATATGTCATCAAAGGAGACTTAGAAATTGATGATGGAGGGTTTTGTAGCAGCAGCATAGGTTCACAATCCCCCCCAGGATCATGCGCTGATGGGGGAGCGAACACAGGAAATTATTGTGATAACTATTATGACATAACTTTACTTGTTGAGGAGTCTAGCTTTGTTCAGAAGGATTACTGGAAGAAAGGAACGATCCCCTTTTTAGAATCCATGGTTAGGAATGTCCGAGTGAGTAAGGACAAGGCACACATGTCCGTAGTGCTATTCGCGCGAGACCCACGTGTTATAGTCCCATTCACTGATGAGGTTAGTCAAGATAAGGATAAGTTGATTGAGAGAGTTCGAGCCATAGATGACGTAGGGACTAGTCCTGACACGCTATATGCATACGCATTGGAACACGCCTTGGAGCATGTCATTTTTGGGGATGGTACCAGGAAGGATGCACCGAAGGTTGCAGTCCTGTTTTACTACGGATTTGACTATGGAGCGAATAAGAGCCTCATCCCTGACGTGGTGGAAGATTACAGAGACAGGAACGTCAAACTGGTGATAGTTGGAATCGCCTTAGGGAACAGGGACAACGCATACTTGCTTGGGGGCTGCGCCATCGGTGACGAGAACTGCGCGAACGTGATATTTAAGCCCTGGGACTTTGTAATCCCTGCAGCCGCGGatgtgaaggagaaaatatgcAGCAAGGGGAACAGCGAGGAGGGTTCCGCCTCTACGGACTGA
- a CDS encoding phist protein (Pf-fam-b;~putative): MSPCNIPIIVLPATSSPADIKRAIDANNQTVAKSDGRRNKCKSKKSFADFNLASLPYKVLFIFGVIVVLLQNNTTSSSLEVSRNGRSLGEYYQDDHYEYEARGRRGGNRWQEEEMYNPRMRGGNHDYYDDRSMGYRSGPDDRHTFHRMEPHPAYDDERDDKGNTIVPSTPAPAKPDDDDQGKVDDHKVAPNPDAPEHDPNNPHADPETPGKPDDEHHKDDKGNEIHIDDNHEIKPDDDKDDKDDKGKIIPHPAQPIEPSDDPHHDGSQPDKPGPDGGLKGVAGGEGPYGPDGKGDRSGDEREFRNYDNHRGRPMDDRRGRGGYDDYYGPDGYGSDYGRRYGDDSREIHYANSERMYDEEYHGRGGRGGDDRSIHYAENQRMIDEDMPYPPNGRFRDDRSGNYDRYNSMRFEDDYNQGPRGGRMGGANPFNVPPKGGRDDDHMIHGAHPNRMIDDMNDPRKFNHSRNPHAKPEDDPRQIHSSRAHPMKPDDHFFDDDRFGPHGGPGKFQDGRNRPMPGGPQGNVGGRDQPGRGGRLDMEEDQFGSRGDFMRRPPQDGRGRPGPSGRDMPGRPQGNNEQLPFGCTRAELQEQMTEEELNSKIKNLRPNATVKEMFVLFNQILSFERKKFVKMQEYIMQYSQYLQKTLLLPTPIRMKYWWRAHYNMTDELIKKERGDFQDFYAFVSKGQCQRWDFLYFANAKRKSWDELRDLMKSIWMEILTYKMKKHSKL; this comes from the exons ATGAGTCCCTGCAACATCCCAATTATCGTCCTACCAGCGACATCATCTCCTGCTGATATTAAGAGAGCCATCGATGCGAACAACCAGACTGTAGCAAAATCCGATGGGAGGAGAAACAAATGCAAGAGCAAAAAGAGCTTCGCTGACTTCAATCTTGCTTCCTTACCATACAAAGTGTTGTTCATCTTTGGTGTTATCGTTGTGCTGTTACAG AACAACACCACTTCTTCCAGCTTAGAAGTTAGCAGAAATGGCAGATCTTTAGGTGAGTACTACCAAGATGACCACTATGAATATGAggcaagaggaagaagaggaggaaacaGGTGGCAAGAGGAGGAGATGTATAACCCAAGAATGAGAGGTGGTAACCATGACTACTATGATGACAGAAGCATGGGATATCGATCTGGTCCAGATGATAGACATACTTTTCATCGCATGGAACCTCACCCAGCATACGATGATGAAAGAGATGATAAGGGTAATACTATTGTTCCCAGTACTCCAGCTCCAGCCAAACCTGATGATGATGACCAGGGTAAGGTAGACGACCACAAGGTAGCTCCAAATCCTGATGCACCCGAGCATGACCCCAATAATCCACACGCCGATCCAGAAACACCTGGTAAACCAGATGATGAACATCATAAGGATGATAAGGGTAATGAGATTCATATAGATGATAATCATGAGATCAAACCTGATGATGATAAGGATGATAAGGATGATAAGGGTAAAATTATTCCACATCCAGCACAGCCCATTGAACCCAGTGATGATCCTCATCACGATGGATCTCAGCCCGACAAGCCTGGACCTGATGGTGGCTTAAAAGGAGTAGCGGGTGGTGAAGGTCCTTATGGTCCAGATGGAAAAGGTGACAGAAGCGGAGACGAAAGAGAATTCAGAAACTATGATAACCATCGCGGAAGACCTATGGATGACAGGAGAGGAAGAGGTGGATATGACGATTATTATGGTCCCGATGGATACGGAAGTGATTATGGCAGACGCTATGGAGATGATAGCCGTGAAATACATTACGCAAACAGTGAAAGAATGTATGATGAAGAATACCACGGAAGAGGTGGAAGAGGAGGTGATGACCGATCCATTCATTATGCAGAAAACCAAAGAATGATAGATGAAGATATGCCATATCCCCCTAATGGACGATTCAGAGATGACCGTTCAGGCAATTATGATAGATATAATTCCATGAGATTTGAAGATGATTATAACCAAGGCCCAAGAGGTGGAAGAATGGGAGGTGCAAATCCATTTAATGTCCCCCCAAAAGGTGGAAGAGATGACGATCACATGATTCACGGTGCTCACCCAAATAGAATGATAGATGATATGAATGACCCAAGAAAATTCAATCACTCCAGAAACCCACATGCAAAACCTGAAGATGACCCAAGACAAATCCATAGTTCTCGTGCACATCCGATGAAACCTGATGACCACTTCTTTGATGACGATAGATTTGGCCCCCACGGTGGACCAGGAAAATTCCAAGATGGAAGAAACAGACCTATGCCTGGAGGACCACAAGGAAATGTAGGAGGAAGAGATCAACCAGGACGAGGTGGAAGACTTGATATGGAAGAAGACCAATTCGGCTCCAGAGGAGATTTCATGAGAAGACCTCCTCAAGATGGACGCGGAAGACCTGGACCTAGTGGCAGAGACATGCCAGGACGCCCCCAGGGTAACAATGAACAACTCCCATTCGGATGCACCCGAGCTGAATTACAAGAACAGATGACTGAAGAAGAATTAAACAGCAAAATCAAAAACTTGAGACCAAACGCAACCGTTAAGGAAATGTTCGTTCTGTTCAACCAGATACTCTCCTTCGAAAGAAAGAAGTTTGTTAAGATGCAAGAGTACATTATGCAATACTCACAATACTTGCAGAAGACTCTGTTGTTACCAACCCCAATCAGAATGAAGTACTGGTGGAGAGCACACTACAACATGACCGATGAGTTGATTAAGAAAGAGAGAGGAGATTTCCAAGATTTCTATGCCTTTGTAAGCAAGGGACAATGCCAGAGATGGGACTTCCTTTACTTCGCCAATGCTAAGAGAAAATCGTGGGATGAACTCAGAGATTTAATGAAGAGCATATGGATGGAAATCTTAACCTACAAGATGAAGAAACACAGTAAATTGTAA
- a CDS encoding hypothetical protein (putative) has protein sequence MDVNYHNEYTYTVGAPSQTQTGYVISQDSGMAKKKKSFLLQIVKITLFVVFIWTCCFSSEDGLQRTPSCENIRKCCEAPFPPSRPSRILINKLEPTTEEMLKQLRKKFCKKNKTKSKNKDKHLERKLNAFLNAYASADGVFEKKILYSLLQCNFQGKDEERDDVLRRFYHHHTKDPKIVFIKDFIMIAMGGMVIGAIVFSVMQIWWLVVVLIMGIGVGIKALDVFNNM, from the exons atggacGTAAATTACCACAACGAGTATACCTATACAGTAGGGGCACCCAGCCAGACGCAAACTGGCTACGTGATATCGCAGGACAGTGggatggcaaaaaaaaaaaaatctttccTTCTCCAGATTGTTAAAATTACCCTATTTGTAGTGTTTATTTGGACTTGCTGTTTCTCCAGTGAG GATGGCCTGCAAAGAACTCCCTCATGCGAAAATATCAGGAAGTGTTGTGAAGccccctttccccccagCAGACCATCAAGGATACTAATAAATAAACTAGAACCAACAACGGAAGAAATGCTGAAACAGCTAAGGAAaaagttttgcaaaaaaaataaaaccaaaagtaaaaataaagataaacaCCTGGAGCGAAAGTTGAATGCATTTCTAAATGCATATGCCAGCGCAGATGGGgtcttcgaaaaaaaaatcctataCAGCTTATTGCAGTGCAATTTTCAGGGGAAGGATGAAGAGAGAGACGACGTCTTACGGAGGTTTTACCACCATCACACGAAGGACCCAAAAATTGTCTTCATCAAAGACTTCATCATGATAGCGATGGGCGGCATGGTAATTGGGGCTATTGTCTTCTCAGTTATGCAAATATGGTGGCTCGTTGTTGTCCTAATTATGGGCATCGGAGTGGGAATCAAAGCATTAGATGTTTTTAACAATATGTAA
- a CDS encoding hypothetical protein (putative), whose amino-acid sequence NTVDVAALKASSSSSSLRHRCGRVLSEFATSGDERSLSDEASSTVTSNETHSLYSDFNEEDEGNLQHYLTSRIHRERGGRRRRDVNDFLGSLDSLDSVGSRRRMLKKILSHLKKHETFDYDELMNYVDNHLEGEQKERMKLLVDELKDYKAKYLNMKFGFKNSMKKIRKKMKSQIKLMILLVPSITCLFVLLWLIVSMTMFGPGAVACAPAIASTVVTPSAVGAAGAASAVSAASAASAVSTAAAFSAPTAACSALSNMMVPTGFACCGSICKVIYAPFPLAFL is encoded by the coding sequence aacACCGTTGACGTGGCCGCCTTGAAGGCTAGCTCTTCGAGCAGCAGCCTACGCCACAGGTGTGGACGAGTGTTGTCCGAGTTTGCAACCTCCGGTGATGAACGGAGCTTATCAGATGAGGCATCCTCCACAGTTACCAGTAACGAAACGCATAGCTTATATTCCGATTTTAATGAAGAAGATGAGGGTAACTTACAACATTATTTAACTTCTAGAATACATAGAGAAAGAGGAGGCCGAAGGAGAAGAGATGTTAACGATTTTTTAGGATCTCTCGATAGTCTCGATTCTGTAGGTTCCAGAAGAAGGatgttaaagaaaattttgtcacATCTTAAAAAGCACGAAACATTCGACTATGATGAATTAATGAATTACGTAGATAACCATTTAGAGGGAGAACAGAAAGAAAGAATGAAATTGTTGGTAGACGAGTTGAAGGAttataaagcaaaatatttAAACATGAAGTTTGGTTTCAAAAAtagcatgaaaaaaattcgaaaaaagatgaagagTCAGATTAAGCTTATGATTTTACTAGTACCCTCCATCACCTGTTTATTTGTGTTGTTATGGTTGATCGTGTCGATGACTATGTTTGGTCCAGGTGCGGTAGCCTGCGCTCCTGCAATTGCTAGTACTGTTGTTACTCCAAGTGCTGTCGGTGCTGCCGGTGCAGCCAGTGCAGTCAGTGCAGCCAGTGCAGCCAGTGCAGTCAGTACAGCGGCTGCTTTCTCCGCCCCAACTGCTGCTTGTAGTGCCTTAAGCAATATGATGGTTCCTACAGGATTTGCCTGCTGTGGAAGCATCTGCAAAGTGATATACGCCCCCTTTCCTTTAGCCTTCTTGTAA